Genomic window (Notolabrus celidotus isolate fNotCel1 chromosome 15, fNotCel1.pri, whole genome shotgun sequence):
ctgctctctcgtcactctctgagtggaggtgtttgaagtttaaagcatgtttcagaatcagctgactgaaggtgtagctcacagcggagacgctcagctgggggctgcagctgagtgacaagTCTCCACAagagctttttttctccgccgccgaCTGATTCTGACTCGGTTGCTCCCGGCTGAAACCTTACcgcgtttaaatgcttatttttctcaaaagaaccagtagacagaaaactggacactgtgagtccaaactctgatcctgttcagttgtcctgctgcagtaaatccacatgttgtagtctgagtcttcactctatgaccatgcatccacagtagggatgtacattttaagtattttctgtgatcgatttttggaaatgttaacgatcaattatcgattaattgattaaaaaaaaacattattcttacgtcaaaaacaatgtcaaataggttgttttccccctaaatttaatttttttacagcaacaaaatgcaaataactgacgggattgaatacgggcacacgtttgacacgcagattatcaacaatcaggctcattaaaatattctctgtgggcatagtcttataaagtgaaggctcataatactaacagaaaagtacttcagactcacagtgtccagtttctgtctactcgttcttattgagaaaaataaacatgtgtattcaatcaggtgtcagccaggagcgcaaccgggtcataatcagtcccgctggagaaaagctcagacggctctgatgttgctggtctgtaaacgtagcataccagaatttcccaccagtctgttgccttcgtatccaaaggttaaaatatcctgtttaaagctgtcaacctttgtgtccgagtcattgttggcagcaggtttgtattgatcctcttacaaaagcgcacgtggagacctgacgcacagttgcagccgccagctgagcatcttcgctgtgcgcaacacctttaacagctgattcacatccaaacatgctttaaacttcaaacacctccctgatagctgagtgtaatatgagatcattgatgtttgttccacgtgacggaaaattgataacaaaaatgtgtttcaagtaatttcttaacaatcaataatCCATAATCGATtcattgtggtcatccctaatccacagagattatttagaagcctgctcctcacgttgatattcagcgtgttaacatgttgaacatctcaatatgatctgtagttgtttaatactgtcagtaataaacactgtgtcgtgaaggaacatttgatttaggggaaaaaacacatttgtcattatttttgacatggcaaacattcacattttttaatgattaaatgataattgataaCATTTCCACAGATCGATCAGGGAAAATactgaaatttacatccctaatttaaagagattgaccttatttgttttaatgtttaatactttcatttgggaatcgttcactttacatttctctataattgttctgataTTTCCATCAAGTTATTTTGTACgatgattttagattttttacaaggtgctgaaaaaagtgtgcagtggttttatttgagttccaacacaccttcaaaatgaaaaggatgactttgtgtaccaagaaatataagagaacaattATATATCCCAACAGTCCATATCTgaggactgaaataaaataatagttatttaaactttgagttcaatccagttttcttgaaaatcgttagagaattgTGAGTAAATGGTtttgtgaaccaaaaatcgggattcaaATGAAATCTaaggttgagtgtatccttccATCCCTACCTGTAACCCAtccgtctgatttctttgttgctgcagcaactcctgattaatgtcatcataacaatctggacgCCTTCGGGGATCTGCTgagtgttttctggtctgagctgatttgaggagtgcggcagggattgtcagacatctgatgaagattctccatttaagaaCAAAGAGatagaaattatttttaatgtcatgACGGACAATTTActaaacacttttcaaataatgaaatcactttttttcccATTCTCCCAAATCACGTTTCTTCTGtcaacactgagatgtctctgctggagttcactgatgtgtttatttgcctcctccaccaaaacctccaactccatgacttcaaacttcatttattgtttacggccactctgctctctcaaactctccatggtgacagccggtagcacacGTAAAATCCtgaaatagggcggtccgcaccacttagGCACCTGCTATCAATTGCACACACAATCATAGTAGATTACCCgtaacacgcccagaaataaccgtgcaatgttttgtttgcacatgcAATTTAGCactcattattaatattaataaatatgaTACGCTGATAGAGACTCCCATATTGCCAGACCAGCTCACCTTGAAGACTTGGAATAAAACTTATGTATTTGGTATGCGTAATGGGCACTGTGCCTGCGCTCATGCGGCCTGTGCGCAGTCACATCCAACTTGTAAAATCCAGTGAAGGTATGAGGCGTTGCTCAGCTAGCAGCCGCACGTCTCTTCAACAGTAACACCCCTAAAAAGTGCCAGAGACGTGGCCACGCCGCGAGTGGAATTTCAAATGATCAAAACTTTTGGCCTTGATTTAGCTCCATAagaccccagctttaagggtgATGGTTATTAGAGATCATTTAGTTATAGGCTCATTATTACATTGTTTTTGTGATGTAGTTATTATCACaagtgttattatttatttatatttttgttttatttttatattttaattaagTCAGTTTTAGGTCCGCTGCCAAGTTCCTGTGGCACACTCCTGTCCGGTAGGTGGCGGTGATGCCCTTTTAAACTGGTTGCCTACCGCCaatcaaaagaagaagaggaaggaggaggatgaggaggaggaggaggaggaggagaagagaagaagaagaagcggaAGTGAAGAAGTGAGGAAGTGCCCGGGGCTCTGGTCTGTGCTCAGTGTTCGTGTTTTCTGTCTCACGGTTAGATCCTCTGTGTTTCTGCGGGGAAATGTCTAAAAACACGATCTCCGCTCAGTTCAGGAGGGTGGACGTGGATGAATACGATGAGAACAAGTTTGTGGATGAAGACGACGGAGGGGAGAACCAGAGCGGTCCAGACGAGGCGGAGGTGGACTCCCTGCTCAGACAATATCCTTTATTCCTCTTAATATCCTTACACTGGAGTCAGGTTAGTCATTAAGAGAACTCTGCTCAGACAGTATCCTTCTACTAGTATCATGTTAGTCATCACAACGAGCTTCACCGagtgttctcacacacacaaacatgctccAGCTGAGCACACCGGACAGTGATCGATCTCAGTCCCAGTTAGCTCTGTATTTGGATAAAGTCAGACTAAAGGTAGATGTAGATGTTTCAGGTGCAGATTCATGAATGATGTTTTTAGTCTCAGACTGGACTCTGGAGGGTATTTCCGTGGTGAGGCTGCTACTTCCGGGTGTCAGGTCTGTAAGGTGTGGTCGCTCCTCTTCAACACATCTGTCACTTTAAAGGTTCAAAGAGctgggatttatggctctttgaagggaaccggatctcGAGGAGCCGTTcattcaaagagccgttcaaatgACTGGCTCTCTGACTCATTGatatattgattgattttttagaagtcaaccaggggtaactgtttttatcaaggaaacaatcactggtagcagttctaagatttggatcagaataattcaaacttacacatcccaccaatacATATACTCTGTTGGTGGGAATGATTCTGAAACATTGATCATcatttcatttggcattgtaaacattccataagatggtgccataCCCCCATGCTTCAACAGTGAGGTCACTAttttgtggcactataaaaactacacaggctacagataacaactttactgtaacaTGTTCCacacaacattttaacaatagaGAAAACAATCTCAAAGtaataaataagaattaaaatatatgtatataaaaataaatactactagaataaaaatgaggacattataaaaatgtgaatgcaaaatgaaagtaccccacctggtgtttctacacctgacAGACAGACTGTGCCACAATCTATCCATCTATGTAGTCCATCAGATATCATTTTGGTTATCAGTTTTACCAAGTAtaaaaatcgtcaacatttcactcttttaaaacttttctttttgtaatatcttaagttgaataatctagcctgcaaaaaaagtaaaagggAACATTCTTAatgtgaccactatatctgattctcttgattcaaataaaaatgccatgaacgcaaaataGGTCTGCACTTTTAcgatggtccctgaatgcacctgcgtTCTGGAGAGACAgtcagctcacggcactctttgatactcaggagttgatccaaacttactgaatgtgtctgatgtttcaccaaactggattaaatcaagctgtagatgcttTTTACGGTGAAAACATGacaagtcaaatattaaacagactcCCGGTTGTGTTcatgtcactaacgcacaccgggggtaaaaatcctcaatgaagaggagactggttcacacagcacacctgctgcaggtagagaccaagctaacactgagcccctcagataataactcagcctgtcacaggaacgCAGAGCTttcatttctaaagattagacgcacagcagggaaaatatgaactcttaATGTCTGACTGTCGGCCACTAAAGTTTACATCAGAGTTtatattatcagtgatgcactttaactcgtcatagtctcgttttggtcttgaaaaaacaaattgttgatgaacatttatcgtgtCATTGTGCTgcgatgtgtgtatgtgagcgcatCGGGGTGGAACTCTGCCatgcgatacagagagcagatgatcATTCAATGACATCATACAATGCTGTCGTGTCTGTACCTCTGTGTCTAGTACCTGTGTGTGGTCTGTACCTGTGCTGTCTGTACCTGCGAGTCGGTACCTGTGAGTCTGCACCTGTGCGTCTGTACTGTGCGTCTGTACCTCTGTGAGTATGTACCTGTGAGTCTGTAGCTGTGTGTCTGGACCTGTGAGTCTGTAGCTGTGTGTCTGTACCTGTGAGTCTGTAGCTGTGTGTCTGTACCTGTGAGTCTGTAGCTGTGAGTCTGTAGCTGTGATCTGTACCTCTGTGAGTCTGGACCTGTAAGTCGGTACCTGTAAGTCCTGTACCTGGTGTGTCTGTACATCTGTGGTGTCTGTACCTGTGGCTGTAACGATGATCGTACCTCTGTCCTGTCTGTACCGCTGTGAGTCTGCACCTGTGAGTCTGTACCTGTGAGTCTGTACCTGTGAGTCTGTACCTGTGAGTCTGCAGAAGTGAGTCTGTACCTGTGAGTCTGTACCTGTGAGTCTGTACCTGTGAGTCTGTACCTGTGAGTCTGTACCTGTGGGTCTGTACCTGTGAGTCTGTACCTGTGAGTCTGTAGCTATGAGTCTGTACCTGTGAGTCTGCACCTGTGAGTCTGTACCTGTGAGTCTATACCTGTGAGTCTGTACCTGTTCTGTACCTGTGAGTCTGTAGCTATGAGTCTGTACCTGTGAGTCTGCACCTGTGAGTCTGCACCTGTGAGTCTGTACCTGTGAGTCTGTAGCTGTGAGTCTGTACCTGTGAGTCTGCACCTGTGAGTCTGCACCTGTGAGTCTGCACCTGTGAGTCTGTACCTGTGAGTCTGTAGCTATGAGTCTGTACCTGTGAGTCTGTACCTGTGAGTCTGTACCTGTGTGTACTGTGAAACTGTTCTTTCCTTGACTCCTGTTTTCACGGGGAACATGAACGCAGCTCTCCTGGCGGTGCTGAAGAACCCTCCCATCACACCAAGAACCAGAACACCAAGGTACTGTGTTGTTCCGTCATACTCTTCATGCTGCACCCTCTCTTGACCTGCGTGTCACCTGGAGCTCCTCCTAGTTGCAGCCGTTGTCTGCACAGCATGTTCTTGGAGTTTCTGAGCACATTCAGAGTCTGATAGTTGAAGTACGGCGTCTCTTGTGGGTAAAAATACAGAACAGGAAGTAGCCGAGGAAGGACTCGCAGAGAACAGAAAGACACAAACCAGTAAATACACAGTAAGAGCTATAACAGGGGCAGAGGAAGTCCCCACAATACAGATTGAGAGAGTCCTGACTGACCACTAACCAGGTCTACCAAACAGCAGATTTTGTCATCTAATGTGGAGGTCTCACAGCATAGTTCCCCTCCTGCCACCTGAGCCTGTTTttagtgtctttttttaatggagagaaatcaatcaatctttatttataagcgtcaaatcacaacaaacgttatctcaagactcttttacaaacagagcaggtctagaccactctatgtcaaattatgaacagagacccaacaccaagacaggataagactcagtctgaccccaccttaatccactatgagcattgcacctcacagtatttagctagttacagcagagaggacaaacttcctttaacaggcagaaacctcgagcagaccagactcatgttagacagactctgcctcgaccgagttgggtctggaaagagggatagaggagaataagagagagagggagcggtgatagtgatgagatgagtagtaatAGCTGTTGCCAGCAAGTCCGTATcagcagaggaacctacgagacaagggagctcaaggactccagaaaggtctatggttagcaactttaatgggacagggagagttaaagtaagagatgaggGGGATGGGGGGAAGGGGTTGAGATAGGAttccagtgtgccagttcccccggcagtctaagcctatagcagcataactaagagctggtcaaagctctaactataagctttgtcaaaaaggaaagtttgaagcctactcttaaaagtggagagggtgtctgcctcccggaccctgactggtagatgattccaaaggagaggggcatgataactgaaggttctacctcccatactacttttagagactttaggtaggaccagcctgcatgttgggagtgtggTGAAAAGATATTCTGGAGtcattacactgtgtgtgtgtttgtgtttgtgtatgtgtgtatgtgtgttgtgtgtctgtgtctgtgtgtgtctgtgtctgtgtgtgtctgtgtgtcggCGTGTGTCTGTAGGAGCGGCGGAGCAGCTGGTGCTGCGGGTGCTGAGCAGTTTTAAGAGCAGTGACATCGAGAAGGCTGTGGGCTCTCTGGACAGAGCTGGAGTGGACCTGCTGATGAAATACATCTACAGAGGCTTCGAGAAGCCGTCCGACAACAGCAGCGCCGTGCTGCTGCAGTGGCACGAAAAGGTACGACACCATGAAACgacacaaagagaggaggaggccgTCTGTTTACGGGAGGGGGCGTCTTTAAAAATGAGACTGGCTGTTGAGATCATCATCACACTGCCCAGGGTCTCTGCAGCTGAACTTATCAAAGCATGAACACATGGAACCAGATTAttactctgtttttataaaatctAAACTTCAAAGTTCACAGAAAAAGCAGATGAGTTTGCATGGTGTTTGTAGGAGGCAGCCTGAGCTCTGACAGCATCACAGTGCTCCAGATAACTAGAGGTATTTAGTTTGAgagaccgcaggaactttacacctgaactacgtgcatttggaccggtggacccagggtcttaATTTAGTAAATGGGTAGATCATcttcccccctaaaaagcccctgatatgggggtagtacttttcaaaggtcccgggactttcagggggcgtggcctgcaatgctgaacatgtctgattggtagattaacttcagtgtttttattcctccctccgtccacaataacatcacacacatctgtgattcacttgatttctctttctttcattagtttttatttgttctatctttttgtatgtgtgtgtacttttcaaaagaagagctgtgattctcttgatttagcagcttgtaacagtagtcttctctcagcccaccgtgaatgcgtctctcccggtgttccggttttaaaagtgaccctgtaaactggagaccttcagctgaacgtgtcagtgtttgtggagtttacacagctgttgaaacacagagggagttcctgggaatgcaaactagtttagtttttattaagatttcaaaatatcctcatcagatatttaatgatggtctaaagacgtttatgagggatgcatccggctgagagtctccagttaacagggtcgctgtttaaaccaaaacaccggtcgatctctgccacggctttttgagttcaaaaggattttaaagccgtgttgaaacgtctttgctactcgcgcttatctcctctcacgtgttgattcagtgaatccatctgtgatgaaatatagcaccatctaaaacagaccagctgagtctcttcatgctaacaggctaactgttgtgttgctcagagccCGCTAAGCCcgcagtcaaaacgcagacaacaatgggggcacaggaaccctTCAGTTCCgggtgaagtagttctggggctaaaagacccgggaaacaaacacagaccggTCCCACGGTGTACAGTcgggtttatacttctgcgttgacttTATGCCAAAGCTACACTAAAGGTTCATGTCGCCTGCACAGACAGCCGGATGTGCACGTGTAAAAACACAGCTCCTGATTGAATTGATGCAAACTGTACCCCTGTGATGGTTCTGCTGGGTCGCATCGTTCTTTACCGTACCTCACATCTCCTCTGACGCCTCCTCTCTCGTCTTCTTTGCAATTACTGCAGCATGATCAACCCTCCAGCTCCAACTTAACATAGTATGCTCGGATGATGCGCTCGGAGTCAGCAGAGAAAGTAGTGGGACCGTGGACACTGATGCAGTACGTAGAGTCCTCGTTAGGTCAGCACAGACGCAGACAGCAGGCTTCATGAGGACTATTTGGTGGACCTGTTACGAGAAGGGCAGGACTTGTCCTTCATTCTTCTGATCACTAATGGCTGCTTTATACTTCTGTCCTCAGGCTCTGGCTGTAGGAGGAGTGGGATCTATAGTCCGAGTCCTGACTGCCAGGAAGACCGTGTGATGGTCCCTCTGGTACCAGATGTTGGTCTGACCGACACTCGATCATCGGAGCTGAGCGCAGAGACAagcctcttcttctgtttttatttttatactgaAGTCCTTCCTCAGTCCTCTGGTCTCACTCTGAGCAGGGGGACTCAGAGGGGCTGGCGGTCTGTCGGGGGGTGCTGGCACCTCGCACTGTCTGTCAGCCACGCAGGGAGGACACATTCACGCTTCACCTGAACTCTCTCTCTAAAGCTGCTCTGTGCTCTGATGCCTCCGCTGGCTCCTAtaacacctcctcttcctcttcttcctcctcgtcctcctctgaAGCCTCTCTGTCCTCCAGGTTCAGTAAATGGAACAGCTTGCTTTCAGATGGAGGATGCTTTCCTGTGTTGTctcagtgcatgctgggatacctCTCCTTTCTTTACTGTGAGACCATCTTTGTTTATCGTCTGTTTGTTTTCTACTCACGTCATGATTCTGTTGTTTGGGGCCTGTTTTTtatatctgaaaaataaagtgCTATACCTGAAAATGGACGCATGACTctcctgttttttgtttctgtaagAAGATAAGCTTCATCTGTTTACATACAGTAAATATACAAGTCTAcacccccctgttaaaatgtgaaaaaaactaGACCAagataaaacagactttttccacctttagtgtgacctataacatgaacaattcaactaaacacaattaaaatctgtacgggggaagaataaaaactaaataactAAAACAATGTGGTTTCAGAAgagtacacaccctcttatacctggggatgtgtctgtgttcagaattaaccaatcacattcaaactcacgACATAGTCctcagtatacacctgtcatcaTTTAAAggatcaggctgccccaataagtctctaaagactcttcagctggtccaaagtgCTGCAGcttgagtactgactagaaccaggaagagagagcacatctctccagtgttagcttctctacactgactcctcataaaatctagactagaatttaaaatccttcttttaacctacaaagcccttaatgatcagacaccttcatatcttaaagagctcatagtgccctattacccctctagaactctacgctcccaacatgcaggcctgctggtcctacctaaagtctctaaaagtagtatggaggtagaaccttcagttatcaggcccctctcctttggaatcatctaccagtcaggttccgggaggcagacaccctctctacttttaagagtaggcttcaaactttcctttttgataaagcttatagttagagctggatcaggcttggaccagctcttagttatgctgctataggcttagactgccggtggaactggcacactgagatcctatctcacccccttccccccaacccctcatcacttactttaactctacctgtcccattaaagttactaaccatagacctttctgg
Coding sequences:
- the LOC117826422 gene encoding actin-related protein 2/3 complex subunit 5-like, giving the protein MSKNTISAQFRRVDVDEYDENKFVDEDDGGENQSGPDEAEVDSLLRQGNMNAALLAVLKNPPITPRTRTPRYSAEQLVLRVLSSFKSSDIEKAVGSLDRAGVDLLMKYIYRGFEKPSDNSSAVLLQWHEKALAVGGVGSIVRVLTARKTV